Part of the Neisseria brasiliensis genome is shown below.
CCACTAAAGGCGCGCGCAAATTGACGGCCAAAACGACCACGGCAAACAATAAAAAGCCGAGTGATAAAGCGGCAGATCGGCGCGTTTGGTTTTTATTCATCGGGTTACTCTTATTGCGTTCAGACGGCCTATTATCACTATCAGGCCGTCTGAAAAATTTGCAAAACATTGGCAATAGAAATCTTTTCAAGCATTGTAAAGGAATTTACCGGCCGACACGAACCGCCGTTTTACCTACCTATTTAGGCCGTCTGAACGCGTCAAATTCAGACGGCCTGTCATCAAACATTCACACAGCTTGATTATGCTTGCCCGTTGCCGTTTAGCGCCCATTCAAACTCAACCGGCCACGGTTACACCGCCCTAAAAACGCGCTATACTGATATTCGATAAATGACTTTATTTTAACAAGATACCTATGCCCAAATAGGGGAAAAATTATGCCTGATCAAAACCGAATTCTCTGCCGCGAGCTAAGCCTGCTCGAATTCAACCGCCGTGTGTTGGCACAAGCGCAAGACCCAAGCGTGCCGCTGTTGGAACGTTTGCGTTTTCTGTGTATCGTGTCGTCTAACTTAGATGAGTTTTTTGAAGTGCGCGTCGCTTCGTTGAAACGCGACCAAAAGCTCCGTCCGCATGTTGTGCTCGACAACGGCAAAACGCCGTCTGAAACGCTTGAAGATGTTTCCGTGCAAGCATACGCCTTGATTGAAGAACAATACGCGCTGTTTAATGAAGTGTTGCAACCGGAACTGGCCAAACAAGGCATTCATTTCTACCGCCGCCACACGTGGACGCCCGAGCAGCAAAAATGGATTAACGAATATTTCGACAACGAATTGATGCCGATTTTGACCCCCATCGGCCTTGATCCGTCGCATCCCTTCCCGCGCGTGTTGAACAAATCCCTTAACTTTGCCGTAGAATTGGAAGGCACCGATGCCTTCGGCCGCCCGTCCAGCATGGCGATTGTGCAAGCGCCGCGCATTTTGCCGCGCGTGGTGAAAATGCCGTCTGAAATTTGCGATGGCAATGAAGGTTTCGTGTTCCTGTCGTCTATTTTGCACGCGCATGTGCATAAGCTGTTTTTGGGCATGGAAGTCAAAGGCTGTCATCAATTCCGTTTGACGCGCGACAGTGATTTGACCGTTGACGATGATGATTTGGAAAACCTACGCACCGCCATTCAGAGCGAATTGCGCGACCGCGAGTACGGCGACGGCGTGCGCTTGGAAGTGGCCGATACCTGTCCGCAACATATCTGCCAGTTCCTGCTCAACCAATTCAAATTGAAACCATCCGAAGTATATCAGGTAAAGGGACCGGTCAATCTGGTGCGTTTGAATGCCGTGCCTGATTTAGTTGACCGCCCCGATTTGAAATTTGCGCCACCGGCAACGGTAGGCCGTCTGAAAAAATTGGGCAAAAACGGCTCTGTTTTGGACTTAGCCAGGCAAGGTCCGATATTACTGCACCATCCTTACCAGTCGTTTGACCCGGTGGTTCAAATGATTCGCGAGGCGGCCAGCGATCCGGATGTATTGGCCGTCAAGATGACTATTTACCGCACCGGCAGCAATTCCGAATTGGTTAAAGCGCTGATGCGTGCCGCATTGGCAGGCAAACAAGTCACCGTGGTGGTCGAATTGATGGCGCGTTTTGACGAAGCCAACAACGTCAGCTGGGCACAGCAACTGGAAAATGTCGGTGCGCACGTGGTGTATGGTGTATTTGGTTACAAAGTGCACGCCAAAATGGCCTTGGTTATCCGCCGTGAAGAAGGCCTTCTGAAAAGCTATGCGCACTTGGGCACGGGCAACTATCACCAAGGCACATCGCGCATTTACACCGACTTTGGTTTGATTATCGATGATGCCGCCATTACCGCCGATGTGAACACCTTATTTATGGAAATCACCGGCTTAGGCAAGCCAGGCCGTCTGAACAAATTGTATCAAAGCCCGTTTACGCTGCATCCGATGATCATCAGCCGCATTCAGCAGGAAACGGAAAATGCTCGCGCCGGTAAACCGGCCAAAATCATTGCCAAGATGAATTCTTTGATTGAGCCAAGCGTGATTGAAGCCTTGTATGCAGCCAGCGCCGCCGGTGTGCAAATTGACCTGATTGTACGCGGCATGTGCACCCTGCGCCCCGGCGTGAAAGGCTTGTCGGACAACATCCGTGTGCGTTCCATCATCGGCCGCCAACTCGAACACTCGCGCATTTTCTACTTCTACAACAGCGGCAAAGAAGACACCTATATTTCCAGCGCCGACTGGATGGGGCGCAACTTCTTCCGCCGTATCGAAGTGGCCACGCCGATTCTTGACCCCACGCTGAAAGCGCGTGTGATTCGCGAAGGTTTAACCATGGCATTGGAAGACAATACCAAAGCATGGGAAATGCAACCTAACGGCTCGTATATCCGTGTTCAAGCTGCAGAAGGCGACGCATTGGTGAATCTGCAAGAAGATTTGTGGGCGATGTACAGTAAATAATCTTTCTTAGTTTAATAAGAAAGGCCGTCTGAAAACAAGTGAACTGCACCCCAAAAGTTGGACACTTTCCCCCCAACTTAAAAAGGTGCAGTTTTCTTATGTCCAAATATACACTAGACTTCAAATACCGAGCCGTACTCCATTACCATCAAGTGCACAGCCAACAGCGCACCGCAGACCATTTCAACGTCTCACGCACACATCTGCGCCGTTGGATTGCCGCCTACCGACAAGGCGGTATAACCGCACTTCAACACCCACAGGCTACGCTTATGAAGACTATGCAGACCAAACGCAAGAATCCCTTTATCGTCGACAAACCTGACCATGAAAAAACTCAGGCAGAGCTGATTGAAGAGTTACGCTACATGAGGGCGGAGAACGACTACCTAAAGCACATGAAAGCCCTCAACGAAAAGAACGCCGCCAACGCTGCGAAACCGTTCAAACGCTGAGGGCGAAGCACCCGCTGAAATACCTGTTGCACAGTGCCGGCATACCCAAAAGCAGTTTCTACTACCACATCGGCAGACCTGATCCCGATATAGAAGCCAAAGCAGCGGTGAGTGAAGTCTATCACCAACACAAAGGCCGCTACGGCCAACGGCGGATTGGTGCCGTATTGTCGTGGAATAAAAAGAAAGTGCAACGTATTATGAGACTATTGGGGCTAAAAGCCAAAGTGCGCAACAAAAAAGCCTATCGTCCACAGGTCATAGGCGAGACCTCGAAAAACATCCTTAAGCGTGCATTCACTGCCGATAAAGCAGGAGCTAAATGGTTGACCGATGTGACCGAGTTTAAATGCACCGACGGCAAACTGTACTTATCACCGATACTGGATGTATTCAATCGTGAGATAGTGGCTTATGAGCTCAGTAGAAAGCCGGACAGCAAGATGGTGATGCAGATGCTGGATAAGGCATTCGGCCGTCTGAACGGACAAACGCCGCTGCTGCATTCCGACCAAGGTGTGCTTTACCGAACTCAGGCTTATCGGGCGAAACTGGCCGAGAAAGGCATTGTGCAAAGCATGTCGCGCAAAGGGAATTGCTGGGATAACGCACCGATGGAGAGTTTCTTCGGGACATTGAAGG
Proteins encoded:
- the ppk1 gene encoding polyphosphate kinase 1 produces the protein MPDQNRILCRELSLLEFNRRVLAQAQDPSVPLLERLRFLCIVSSNLDEFFEVRVASLKRDQKLRPHVVLDNGKTPSETLEDVSVQAYALIEEQYALFNEVLQPELAKQGIHFYRRHTWTPEQQKWINEYFDNELMPILTPIGLDPSHPFPRVLNKSLNFAVELEGTDAFGRPSSMAIVQAPRILPRVVKMPSEICDGNEGFVFLSSILHAHVHKLFLGMEVKGCHQFRLTRDSDLTVDDDDLENLRTAIQSELRDREYGDGVRLEVADTCPQHICQFLLNQFKLKPSEVYQVKGPVNLVRLNAVPDLVDRPDLKFAPPATVGRLKKLGKNGSVLDLARQGPILLHHPYQSFDPVVQMIREAASDPDVLAVKMTIYRTGSNSELVKALMRAALAGKQVTVVVELMARFDEANNVSWAQQLENVGAHVVYGVFGYKVHAKMALVIRREEGLLKSYAHLGTGNYHQGTSRIYTDFGLIIDDAAITADVNTLFMEITGLGKPGRLNKLYQSPFTLHPMIISRIQQETENARAGKPAKIIAKMNSLIEPSVIEALYAASAAGVQIDLIVRGMCTLRPGVKGLSDNIRVRSIIGRQLEHSRIFYFYNSGKEDTYISSADWMGRNFFRRIEVATPILDPTLKARVIREGLTMALEDNTKAWEMQPNGSYIRVQAAEGDALVNLQEDLWAMYSK
- a CDS encoding helix-turn-helix domain-containing protein, with protein sequence MSKYTLDFKYRAVLHYHQVHSQQRTADHFNVSRTHLRRWIAAYRQGGITALQHPQATLMKTMQTKRKNPFIVDKPDHEKTQAELIEELRYMRAENDYLKHMKALNEKNAANAAKPFKR
- a CDS encoding IS3 family transposase — encoded protein: MKYLLHSAGIPKSSFYYHIGRPDPDIEAKAAVSEVYHQHKGRYGQRRIGAVLSWNKKKVQRIMRLLGLKAKVRNKKAYRPQVIGETSKNILKRAFTADKAGAKWLTDVTEFKCTDGKLYLSPILDVFNREIVAYELSRKPDSKMVMQMLDKAFGRLNGQTPLLHSDQGVLYRTQAYRAKLAEKGIVQSMSRKGNCWDNAPMESFFGTLKVESFYQEGVLSVTELTKVIDDYIRYYNYERISLNLKKLSPVAYRTQLEQAV